In a genomic window of Sphingomonas koreensis:
- a CDS encoding FadR/GntR family transcriptional regulator — protein MNEQKGSEKDEPRFGRFARNIRSSHDQVAQTLGNEILSGVIAPGAKLPQEAEILARFGISRTVLREVFKTLTAKGLIVSKTRVGTTVLDSSHWNYFDADILAWKVSQGFDMAFLRDLAEIRVAIESAAARAAAERRTDEDLAEMRRHLAGMRDATDSARDFAEADLQFHKAIGRASDNALMRSLSAVIETALMASFRMSSPVNEAEEHQTSVRGHAQIVDAIEAGDGERAARAMRDIIGHGVSRIEKSTAKRRK, from the coding sequence GTGAACGAACAGAAGGGCAGCGAGAAGGACGAACCCCGTTTCGGCCGGTTCGCGCGCAACATCCGTTCCAGCCACGATCAGGTGGCGCAGACTCTGGGTAACGAGATCCTTTCCGGCGTCATCGCGCCGGGTGCCAAGCTGCCGCAGGAGGCGGAAATCCTCGCGCGGTTCGGGATTTCGCGCACGGTGTTGCGCGAAGTCTTCAAGACGCTGACCGCGAAGGGGCTGATCGTGTCCAAGACGCGCGTCGGCACCACGGTGCTCGACAGTTCGCACTGGAATTACTTCGATGCCGACATCCTGGCGTGGAAGGTGAGCCAGGGTTTCGACATGGCGTTCCTGCGCGACCTGGCCGAGATCCGCGTCGCGATCGAGTCCGCCGCCGCCCGTGCTGCGGCCGAGCGCCGCACCGACGAGGACCTGGCCGAGATGCGCCGTCACCTCGCGGGGATGCGCGACGCGACCGACAGCGCGCGCGATTTCGCCGAGGCCGACCTCCAGTTCCACAAGGCGATCGGGCGTGCATCGGACAATGCGCTGATGCGATCGCTCTCGGCGGTGATCGAGACCGCGCTGATGGCGTCGTTCCGGATGAGCTCGCCGGTCAACGAGGCCGAAGAACACCAGACCAGCGTCCGCGGCCACGCCCAGATCGTCGACGCGATCGAAGCCGGCGACGGCGAACGCGCCGCGCGCGCCATGCGCGATATCATCGGCCACGGCGTGTCGCGGATCGAGAAGAGCACGGCCAAGCGCCGCAAATAG
- a CDS encoding TonB-dependent receptor, whose amino-acid sequence MKFRRALLLCAVAGGALTLAQPALAQDAPAAEEAAPAEEEILVTGIRASERAAIDIKRNAVAVVDSIVAEDLGKLPDQNVAESLQRVAGVTIERNRGEGRYVTVRGFGPKFNAVTVNGRTLATDNNGREFSFDVIPSEIISGADVYKSPQANLNGSSIGATINVKTLRPLDQKTGFKFAGAATGMWSEIADSWNPEFSGVASWKNDAGTFGVALAGVWAKQDNRIDEFTIGAGHVRRSSTDSYYTAGGVAGARVGPGVTPFSGVSMPSNLSPFFFEREMTRWGFNAAVQMRPSDKLTVTIDALVSKARFIEQQTGLAYDFSGGTLVEQVVKGGSIVNGVQTGGEAVYQRYVGGFVDQIIQYDDRNVTTSQFGINVDWRPTDDLKVGLDMSLSDARKRGHANNLFTTIRRKNIDHWFDRRSGSPIYDYGFTSPNYANAATNPQGVTAHYYIWGGGSDGDDEIEEYKADVEWKPGGGNLTLTAGVMASSRIKSIDGYETPFDQQCRYCGSDRVLPASLFESTGRNFFASHDGNILRDWLIYDPHALVRQVDQFATQDGLVFDPAVRSATASSVIDEKVKSAYLMGSLDTEVAGMPLVINLGLRYENTDYTSSGASRTIVSARPRLDANGNPTGQNDIILTPTAVPVNFRGKYDDWLPSLNMRLSVTDDLILRFAASKVMTRPTLTDLSPRMSVQTNPGNETIRRGNPDLQPFRADQVELGAEWYFARDSLINVAAFYKKIGSFVTTVTTDEIVDQIKFRVTVPANGKGATVKGFEVGYRQSFGNWLPAPFDGFGVQTSFNYTESDAQYPSIVAGQSYSLEGLSEYSYSLVGFYEKYGVQARVAYTYRDDFLQTAIGRNSEQEYFKGYGQLDVSLAYDVTSNFTIFADAVNLNNAKEFLYSMSEDRTKEYRTTGRRVSAGVRVRF is encoded by the coding sequence ATGAAGTTTCGCCGTGCCCTGTTGCTGTGTGCTGTCGCCGGAGGCGCTCTGACGCTGGCCCAGCCCGCCCTTGCGCAGGACGCGCCGGCGGCCGAGGAAGCCGCACCAGCGGAAGAGGAAATCCTGGTCACCGGCATCCGCGCTTCCGAGCGCGCCGCGATCGACATCAAGCGCAATGCGGTCGCCGTGGTCGATTCGATCGTCGCCGAGGATCTGGGCAAGCTGCCCGACCAGAACGTCGCCGAGTCGCTCCAGCGCGTCGCCGGCGTCACGATCGAGCGCAATCGCGGCGAGGGCCGCTACGTCACCGTCCGCGGCTTCGGCCCCAAATTCAATGCCGTCACCGTCAACGGCCGTACGCTGGCGACCGACAATAACGGCCGCGAATTCTCGTTCGACGTGATCCCGTCGGAGATCATCTCGGGCGCGGATGTGTACAAATCGCCCCAGGCGAACCTCAACGGATCGTCGATCGGCGCGACGATCAACGTCAAGACGCTGCGTCCGCTCGACCAGAAGACGGGCTTCAAGTTCGCCGGCGCCGCGACCGGCATGTGGTCGGAGATCGCCGACAGCTGGAACCCCGAATTCTCGGGCGTGGCAAGCTGGAAGAACGATGCCGGCACCTTCGGCGTCGCACTGGCCGGCGTCTGGGCCAAGCAGGACAACCGGATCGACGAGTTCACCATCGGTGCGGGCCATGTCCGCCGCTCGTCGACCGACAGCTACTATACCGCCGGCGGCGTCGCCGGCGCGCGCGTCGGGCCGGGTGTCACGCCCTTCTCAGGCGTCTCGATGCCGTCCAACCTGTCGCCCTTCTTCTTCGAGCGCGAAATGACCCGCTGGGGCTTCAACGCCGCGGTGCAGATGCGCCCGAGCGACAAGCTGACCGTAACGATCGACGCACTGGTATCGAAGGCCCGTTTCATCGAACAGCAGACCGGTCTCGCCTACGATTTCTCGGGCGGCACCCTGGTCGAGCAGGTGGTGAAGGGCGGCAGCATCGTCAACGGCGTCCAGACCGGCGGCGAAGCGGTGTACCAGCGCTATGTCGGCGGCTTCGTCGACCAGATCATCCAGTATGACGACCGCAACGTGACGACGAGCCAGTTCGGCATCAATGTCGACTGGCGCCCGACCGACGACCTCAAGGTCGGGCTCGACATGTCGCTGTCGGACGCGCGCAAGCGCGGGCACGCCAACAACCTGTTCACCACCATCCGCCGCAAGAATATCGATCACTGGTTCGACCGCCGCAGCGGCAGCCCGATCTACGACTACGGCTTCACCAGCCCCAATTACGCCAACGCCGCGACCAACCCGCAGGGCGTGACCGCGCACTATTATATCTGGGGCGGCGGATCGGACGGCGACGACGAGATCGAGGAGTACAAGGCCGACGTCGAATGGAAGCCGGGCGGCGGCAATCTGACGCTGACCGCCGGCGTGATGGCATCGAGCCGGATCAAGTCGATCGACGGCTATGAAACGCCGTTCGATCAGCAATGCCGCTATTGCGGATCCGATCGCGTGCTTCCCGCTTCGCTGTTCGAATCAACCGGCCGCAACTTCTTTGCCAGCCATGACGGCAACATCCTGCGCGACTGGCTGATCTACGATCCGCATGCGCTGGTCCGCCAGGTCGACCAGTTCGCCACCCAGGACGGCCTCGTCTTCGACCCCGCCGTCCGCTCGGCCACGGCTTCCTCTGTGATCGACGAGAAGGTGAAATCGGCCTATCTGATGGGCTCGCTCGATACCGAAGTCGCGGGCATGCCGCTCGTGATCAACCTCGGCCTGCGCTACGAGAATACCGACTACACCTCCTCGGGTGCGTCGCGCACGATCGTCAGCGCCCGTCCGCGGCTCGATGCGAACGGCAACCCGACCGGTCAGAACGACATCATCCTGACCCCCACGGCCGTTCCGGTGAACTTCCGCGGCAAATATGACGACTGGCTCCCGTCGCTCAACATGCGGCTTTCGGTCACGGACGATCTCATCCTCCGCTTCGCCGCATCCAAGGTGATGACGCGCCCGACGCTGACCGACCTGTCCCCGCGCATGTCGGTCCAGACCAATCCGGGCAACGAGACGATCCGTCGCGGCAACCCCGACTTGCAGCCGTTCCGCGCGGATCAGGTCGAGCTCGGTGCCGAATGGTATTTCGCTCGGGATTCGCTGATCAACGTTGCCGCCTTCTACAAGAAGATCGGCTCGTTCGTGACCACCGTCACGACCGACGAGATCGTCGATCAGATCAAGTTCCGCGTCACCGTGCCTGCCAATGGCAAGGGCGCAACCGTGAAGGGCTTCGAGGTCGGCTACCGCCAGTCGTTCGGCAACTGGCTGCCCGCACCATTCGATGGCTTCGGCGTCCAGACCAGCTTCAACTACACCGAGTCCGACGCGCAATATCCCAGCATCGTCGCAGGCCAAAGCTACAGCCTGGAAGGTCTTTCGGAATATTCGTACAGCCTTGTCGGCTTCTACGAGAAATATGGCGTCCAGGCCCGTGTCGCGTACACCTATCGCGACGACTTCCTCCAGACCGCGATCGGCCGCAATTCGGAGCAGGAATATTTCAAGGGCTACGGCCAGCTCGATGTGAGCCTGGCCTATGACGTCACGTCGAACTTCACCATCTTTGCCGACGCCGTGAATCTGAACAATGCCAAGGAGTTCCTCTACTCGATGAGCGAGGACCGCACCAAGGAGTACCGTACCACGGGCCGCCGCGTCTCGGCGGGTGTCCGGGTCCGCTTCTGA
- a CDS encoding MFS transporter → MASAADTNPAYVLGPQRTKLQLSLMVNFFLLMALYSGVMGVLLPNQIAEFDEASKVGNLALMFGITSVFSTLTTPIAGALSDRTRSRWGRRSPWIAIGSLIGSAALFGVSWMTSFWSLMVLWVMAAVAYNSMQPAMTTLIADRFAPENRGAVSGIVGAGMTAGLTAGTVVAGYLAGERVLAYGLFAGAIAASCLAFVAINREPRSDHLPHRPVHWREFLKGFWINPREHPDFAWAFASRFFIYMGYQAVAAYLLYILRDYIGLGNEASNVAIANMAVVTLICLVASSLISGWLSDRYQARKPFVILGSLIMGCAMVAPLAAPSMQGMWAYAAIIGVGYGLFMSIDMALMTQVLPKSALGDEGKDLGILTTAVNIPQIISPLMAAGLLYLFANDYRAIFWVAVVFVFGSALCVLPIRGVR, encoded by the coding sequence ATGGCCAGCGCCGCCGACACCAACCCCGCATACGTGCTCGGGCCGCAGCGCACGAAGCTGCAGCTGTCGCTGATGGTCAATTTCTTCCTGCTGATGGCGCTCTACAGCGGCGTGATGGGCGTGCTGTTGCCCAATCAGATCGCCGAGTTCGACGAGGCGTCGAAGGTCGGCAACCTCGCCCTGATGTTCGGAATCACCTCGGTCTTCTCGACGTTGACCACCCCGATCGCGGGCGCGCTTTCCGACCGCACGCGCAGCCGCTGGGGCCGCCGTTCGCCCTGGATCGCGATCGGATCGCTGATCGGGTCGGCAGCGTTGTTCGGCGTTTCGTGGATGACCAGCTTCTGGTCGCTGATGGTGCTGTGGGTGATGGCGGCGGTCGCCTACAATTCGATGCAGCCGGCGATGACGACGCTGATCGCCGACCGCTTCGCGCCGGAAAACCGCGGCGCCGTGAGCGGTATCGTCGGTGCGGGCATGACCGCGGGACTGACCGCGGGCACCGTCGTTGCGGGCTACCTCGCGGGCGAACGCGTGCTCGCCTATGGCTTGTTCGCGGGCGCTATCGCCGCCTCGTGTCTCGCTTTCGTCGCGATCAATCGCGAGCCGCGGAGCGACCATCTACCTCACCGGCCGGTGCACTGGCGGGAGTTTCTGAAGGGTTTCTGGATCAATCCGCGCGAGCACCCCGATTTCGCCTGGGCGTTCGCCAGCCGCTTCTTCATCTATATGGGATATCAGGCGGTCGCCGCGTATCTGCTCTATATCCTTCGCGACTATATCGGCCTCGGCAACGAGGCGTCGAACGTCGCCATCGCCAATATGGCGGTCGTCACGCTGATCTGCCTCGTCGCCTCCTCGCTCATCTCGGGCTGGCTTTCGGACAGATACCAGGCGCGGAAACCCTTCGTGATCCTGGGCAGCCTGATCATGGGCTGCGCGATGGTCGCGCCGCTCGCAGCGCCGAGCATGCAGGGCATGTGGGCCTATGCCGCGATCATCGGGGTCGGATACGGCTTGTTCATGTCGATCGACATGGCGCTGATGACCCAGGTGCTGCCCAAGAGCGCACTCGGCGACGAGGGCAAGGACCTGGGCATCCTGACCACCGCGGTGAACATTCCCCAGATCATCAGCCCGTTGATGGCGGCAGGACTGCTGTACCTGTTCGCCAATGACTACCGCGCGATCTTCTGGGTGGCGGTGGTCTTCGTGTTCGGATCGGCATTGTGCGTGCTGCCGATCCGTGGAGTGCGCTGA
- a CDS encoding tetratricopeptide repeat protein → MPDTDALLRIAYNAAEAGNFAHALQCYERGAALGDAMCLQALGYMYDVGEGVAADKAMAMALYRKAWKRGSHAAATNIAALYREMGKKRTMFRWYERVARAGDGSAQLEMAKCYLSGTGVRKDVQAALRCLAAANASDYITQYEREEAQAMLVGLKPAIVNGS, encoded by the coding sequence ATGCCGGATACCGATGCGCTTCTCCGAATTGCATACAACGCAGCAGAAGCGGGTAATTTCGCTCATGCGTTGCAATGCTACGAGAGAGGGGCGGCCCTTGGAGATGCCATGTGCCTCCAAGCTTTGGGCTATATGTACGATGTCGGCGAAGGCGTCGCGGCCGACAAAGCTATGGCGATGGCGCTCTATCGGAAGGCTTGGAAGCGCGGCAGTCATGCGGCAGCTACGAACATTGCGGCACTCTACCGCGAGATGGGGAAGAAGCGGACGATGTTTCGCTGGTACGAGCGAGTTGCCCGGGCAGGCGACGGTAGCGCGCAGCTTGAGATGGCGAAATGCTACCTGAGCGGCACAGGCGTCCGAAAGGACGTGCAGGCGGCCCTTCGGTGCCTCGCCGCTGCGAACGCTTCTGACTACATTACCCAGTACGAACGTGAAGAGGCACAAGCGATGC
- a CDS encoding FadR/GntR family transcriptional regulator, with product MNSEATAAHQRVRRRPRLSTAVVEDLVNAIVMGTYPVGTALPPENMLCEMYDVSRTVVREATTALTEKGLVVSQQGRGTIVRGSRAWNMLDPMILSALFQGEEGLRYLDNLSEIRTLLESAMAAKAAANATPEAVAELAAQIDKLETLVTMPSAYVVEDLRFHDIIMDMSGDRLSKAIIDGIQSEALRTHGYSGKLSVEHVKLTHAAHRSVYEAIAARDPDRASKAMREHIAGSWEKRRAQPRG from the coding sequence ATGAACAGCGAAGCAACGGCCGCGCATCAGCGGGTCCGCCGGCGCCCGCGCCTGTCGACTGCGGTGGTCGAGGATCTGGTTAATGCGATCGTCATGGGCACCTATCCGGTCGGCACCGCGCTGCCGCCCGAAAACATGCTGTGCGAGATGTACGATGTCAGCCGCACCGTGGTGCGCGAGGCGACGACGGCGCTGACCGAGAAGGGGCTGGTCGTCTCGCAACAGGGGCGCGGCACGATCGTGCGCGGCAGTCGCGCGTGGAACATGCTCGATCCGATGATCCTCTCCGCGCTGTTCCAGGGCGAGGAGGGGCTGCGCTATCTCGACAATCTGTCCGAGATCCGCACGCTGCTCGAATCGGCCATGGCGGCGAAGGCGGCGGCGAACGCCACGCCCGAAGCCGTCGCAGAACTCGCTGCCCAGATCGACAAGCTCGAAACGCTGGTGACGATGCCTTCGGCCTATGTGGTCGAGGATCTGCGCTTCCACGACATCATCATGGATATGTCGGGCGATCGCCTCAGCAAGGCGATCATCGACGGTATCCAGTCCGAAGCGCTGCGCACCCATGGCTATTCGGGCAAGCTCAGCGTCGAGCATGTCAAGCTGACCCATGCCGCGCACCGCAGCGTCTATGAGGCGATCGCCGCGCGCGATCCCGACCGCGCGTCGAAGGCGATGCGCGAGCATATCGCCGGATCCTGGGAAAAGCGGCGGGCGCAGCCGCGGGGGTAG
- a CDS encoding L-rhamnose mutarotase, translating into MPIVRRCFAVDLHDDPGLIAAYRRWHEPGGPPAAVNAAIRADGVESLEIWLIGDRMFMVMEQDTDRAPDPEVKRLRDEANPEVAAWDALMASFQKSLPFAPDQTWVEMERIYALAEQA; encoded by the coding sequence ATGCCAATCGTCCGCCGCTGCTTTGCCGTCGATCTGCACGACGATCCCGGCCTGATCGCCGCCTATCGCCGCTGGCACGAGCCCGGCGGGCCGCCCGCCGCGGTGAATGCCGCGATCCGTGCCGACGGAGTCGAGTCGCTCGAAATCTGGCTGATCGGCGACCGCATGTTCATGGTGATGGAACAGGACACCGATCGCGCGCCCGACCCCGAGGTGAAGCGCCTGCGGGACGAAGCGAATCCGGAGGTCGCGGCATGGGACGCGCTGATGGCGAGCTTTCAGAAATCGCTGCCCTTCGCGCCCGATCAGACCTGGGTCGAGATGGAGCGGATCTACGCACTGGCGGAGCAAGCCTAG
- a CDS encoding aldose 1-epimerase family protein: MVPRLYGETLNRRDLAARSGSLSQFAGVRLSTLGDGVERGVRQLEFRTGSGLRFTVLVDRAMDIAECEHNGRAVGWHSPSGFRHPGLHDYEGEGGLGWFRSMSGLLVTCGLDHVLFMHDDPAGHYHYGPREKVSSSLHGRIGTIPARLTGYGESWEGERCVLWAEGVVQQSTVFGEDLHLIRRIEADVGGDEIRLHDRVVNHGFYRTPHMYCYHINVSHPVVAEGSRYVAPVRDVIWAAHQDKYRDQNTGYRTLPAPIVNFHEQVWQHDMAADADGKVNVALVNEALGFGFEVETRKDQFPAMYEWQNLHAGHYAVGIEPSTNHVMGKDFARERGELIWLEHGEARRYDSVFRILPDAEAVADAVQRIEGVALQPAEDYPVPSGNFPPIGGAK; the protein is encoded by the coding sequence ATGGTGCCAAGGCTCTATGGCGAGACCCTTAACCGGCGCGACCTTGCCGCGCGATCGGGTTCGCTTTCGCAATTCGCGGGCGTGCGTCTGTCGACGCTGGGCGACGGGGTCGAGCGCGGGGTGCGGCAACTGGAGTTCCGCACCGGATCGGGCCTGCGTTTCACGGTGCTGGTCGATCGCGCGATGGACATCGCCGAGTGCGAGCATAATGGCCGCGCGGTCGGCTGGCATTCGCCCTCGGGCTTCCGCCACCCCGGGCTGCACGATTATGAGGGCGAGGGCGGCCTTGGCTGGTTCCGCTCGATGTCGGGCCTGCTCGTCACTTGCGGCCTCGACCATGTCCTGTTCATGCACGACGATCCCGCCGGCCATTATCATTACGGCCCGCGCGAGAAGGTGTCCTCCTCGCTCCACGGCCGCATCGGCACCATCCCCGCGCGGCTGACCGGCTATGGCGAAAGCTGGGAGGGCGAGCGCTGCGTCCTCTGGGCCGAGGGGGTTGTCCAGCAATCGACCGTGTTCGGCGAAGACCTTCATCTCATCCGCCGGATCGAGGCGGATGTCGGCGGCGACGAGATCAGGCTGCACGATCGCGTGGTCAATCACGGCTTCTACCGCACCCCGCACATGTACTGCTACCATATCAACGTCAGCCATCCGGTGGTGGCCGAAGGCTCGCGCTACGTCGCGCCGGTCCGGGACGTGATCTGGGCCGCGCATCAGGACAAGTATCGCGACCAGAATACGGGTTACCGCACCCTCCCCGCGCCGATCGTCAATTTCCACGAGCAGGTGTGGCAGCACGACATGGCTGCCGATGCAGACGGCAAGGTCAATGTCGCGCTGGTCAACGAGGCGCTCGGCTTCGGGTTCGAGGTCGAGACGCGCAAGGACCAGTTCCCCGCCATGTACGAGTGGCAGAATCTGCACGCCGGCCATTACGCCGTGGGGATCGAGCCTTCGACCAACCATGTCATGGGCAAGGATTTCGCGCGCGAGCGTGGCGAGCTGATCTGGCTCGAGCATGGCGAGGCGCGGCGCTACGACAGCGTCTTCCGTATCCTCCCCGATGCCGAAGCCGTCGCCGACGCCGTGCAGCGGATCGAGGGCGTAGCGCTCCAGCCCGCCGAAGACTATCCCGTGCCCTCGGGCAATTTCCCGCCGATCGGGGGCGCCAAGTGA
- a CDS encoding mandelate racemase/muconate lactonizing enzyme family protein — MKITGYRSLTTTHDWGRPVGDVNGVVESGVTEVPILLLETDGGLTGIGLGQHVDIARVFPAVEGQDPRAVTALYDSMLAHVFKSGHAGATYGAIAAIDMALWDLKAKMADEPLWRTLGALDRFVPGYASGLCYGLPDDAFAAHYRDWASRGFSSAKIKGGRDTARDIGRLLTARDILSVNTSRPAMMLDVNEAWNVKQAVRHLAEIEAQLDLTWIEEPVRRWDAEGHARISRACRAAVATGENLTGLDQFTPLFDARAVDVVQTGSVWGITHFLRVATAAHARNLPVSPVGYNANPVAHAAAAMPNMIGIEVQDWNAPRGLKVDQVVTDGGIRLGDAPGLGIEIDEAALANGAAPGWNSSGGPHRRPRHAGLRLVPDGPQAAE, encoded by the coding sequence ATGAAGATCACCGGATATCGCAGCCTGACTACGACCCACGACTGGGGTCGGCCGGTGGGCGACGTGAACGGGGTGGTCGAGAGCGGCGTCACCGAAGTACCGATCCTGTTGCTGGAGACTGATGGCGGATTGACCGGCATCGGGCTCGGCCAGCATGTCGATATCGCCCGCGTCTTTCCCGCTGTGGAAGGGCAGGATCCGCGCGCCGTGACCGCGCTTTACGATTCGATGCTGGCGCATGTATTCAAGAGCGGCCACGCCGGCGCAACCTATGGCGCGATCGCCGCGATCGACATGGCGCTGTGGGATCTCAAGGCCAAGATGGCGGACGAACCGCTGTGGCGCACGCTCGGCGCGCTCGACCGGTTCGTACCCGGCTACGCTTCGGGCCTGTGCTACGGCCTGCCCGACGATGCGTTCGCCGCGCATTATCGCGACTGGGCCTCGCGCGGCTTTTCCTCGGCCAAGATCAAGGGCGGCCGCGACACCGCCCGCGACATCGGCCGGCTGCTGACGGCGCGCGATATCCTGTCGGTCAATACCAGCCGCCCCGCGATGATGCTCGACGTCAACGAGGCCTGGAACGTCAAGCAGGCGGTGCGTCATCTCGCCGAGATCGAGGCGCAACTCGACCTCACCTGGATCGAGGAGCCGGTGCGCCGCTGGGACGCCGAAGGCCATGCCCGCATCTCGCGCGCCTGCCGCGCCGCGGTGGCGACGGGCGAGAATCTGACCGGGCTCGATCAGTTCACGCCGCTGTTCGATGCACGGGCGGTGGACGTCGTCCAGACCGGCAGCGTCTGGGGCATCACCCATTTCCTGCGCGTCGCCACCGCCGCGCATGCGCGCAACCTGCCCGTCTCTCCGGTCGGCTACAACGCCAACCCGGTGGCGCATGCCGCCGCGGCGATGCCCAACATGATCGGGATCGAAGTACAGGACTGGAACGCGCCCAGGGGCCTGAAAGTGGACCAGGTCGTGACCGATGGCGGCATCCGCCTGGGCGATGCGCCAGGCCTGGGAATCGAGATCGACGAGGCAGCGCTTGCCAATGGCGCCGCACCCGGCTGGAACAGCAGCGGCGGACCGCATCGGCGCCCGCGCCACGCGGGACTGCGGCTCGTGCCCGATGGGCCGCAAGCGGCCGAGTAA